One Niallia circulans DNA segment encodes these proteins:
- a CDS encoding isocitrate/isopropylmalate dehydrogenase family protein, which translates to MKAYKLGVLQGDGIGPEIVSATVKVFKAAAQELDVKFDWMELPMGWEGIEKYNDPTPTYTKEMLNDCDGWILGPHDSAAYPPEHKAKRNPSGELRHTLDLYANIRPAKTMPGAKSVVGEADLIIYRENTEGFYTDRNMHIGGGEWQITPEVVVSAGVFTKKAAERIAHAAFKMAMQRRKKVTIVHKANVIKLGTGLFLNTCKEVAIQYPEVTVDDYHIDAMTAHLVRRAKDFDIIVTENMFGDILSDLAGELVGSLGLAPSINTNENQAMAQAAHGSAPDIAGKNIANPIGIMLSTVMLMDWLSERHHDAKLHQVGELVEQGINSCLKDGTMTGDLGGTASTSEFAEAIIARIGELAVK; encoded by the coding sequence ATGAAGGCATATAAGCTAGGAGTATTACAGGGTGACGGTATTGGGCCAGAAATTGTAAGCGCTACAGTTAAGGTGTTTAAAGCAGCTGCACAGGAATTAGATGTTAAGTTTGATTGGATGGAGCTTCCGATGGGCTGGGAGGGGATTGAAAAGTATAATGATCCAACACCTACCTATACGAAGGAAATGTTAAATGACTGTGATGGCTGGATACTAGGGCCGCACGATTCTGCAGCATATCCGCCAGAACATAAAGCAAAAAGAAACCCAAGCGGTGAGCTGCGCCATACTTTAGATTTATACGCAAATATCAGACCAGCAAAAACAATGCCTGGGGCGAAAAGCGTTGTCGGTGAAGCAGATTTGATTATTTATCGCGAAAATACAGAAGGCTTCTATACAGATAGAAACATGCATATTGGCGGAGGAGAATGGCAAATAACACCAGAAGTTGTCGTATCTGCAGGCGTTTTTACGAAGAAAGCCGCTGAAAGAATTGCACATGCTGCCTTTAAAATGGCCATGCAGCGCAGAAAAAAAGTAACAATTGTTCATAAAGCAAATGTTATCAAATTAGGAACAGGTCTTTTCCTAAATACATGTAAAGAAGTAGCAATTCAATATCCAGAGGTTACCGTTGATGACTATCATATCGATGCAATGACAGCACACTTAGTCCGCAGAGCAAAAGATTTTGATATTATAGTAACAGAGAATATGTTTGGAGATATTTTATCAGACTTAGCTGGTGAATTAGTTGGAAGCCTTGGATTAGCTCCTTCTATCAATACGAATGAAAATCAGGCAATGGCTCAAGCTGCTCACGGATCAGCTCCAGATATTGCTGGGAAGAATATTGCCAATCCAATTGGAATCATGCTGTCGACAGTTATGCTGATGGATTGGTTAAGTGAAAGACATCATGACGCAAAATTACACCAGGTTGGCGAGCTTGTGGAACAAGGAATAAATAGCTGCCTTAAAGACGGGACAATGACTGGAGACTTAGGAGGCACAGCCTCAACGTCTGAGTTTGCAGAGGCAATTATCGCAAGAATTGGTGAGTTAGCTGTCAAATAA
- a CDS encoding RraA family protein, translating to MEKIIEQFKGIPTTSISDTMNGLNNLDPTIKPIKEGYSFAGRALTVKLPVGDNLAVLKAIRAANPNNVIIVDAKGDTYRAAAGDFVIGMAKTLGVGAFVVDGAIRDINGIKELDFPVFCKGTTVAAGGKAGMGEINVPISCGGVTVKPGDIIVGDIDGVVVIPQEQEEEILTKSLDRVDKDKLREEKVSGNKEEIIKYLDQMINSVK from the coding sequence ATGGAAAAAATAATAGAGCAATTTAAAGGGATTCCTACTACATCCATTTCCGATACAATGAATGGATTAAATAACCTTGATCCTACTATAAAGCCTATTAAAGAGGGATATTCATTTGCTGGGAGAGCATTGACTGTTAAGCTTCCCGTTGGTGATAATTTAGCTGTATTAAAGGCCATTAGAGCAGCCAACCCCAATAATGTTATTATTGTTGATGCAAAGGGAGATACATATAGAGCTGCTGCTGGAGACTTTGTGATTGGTATGGCCAAAACGCTTGGGGTTGGTGCATTTGTTGTAGATGGTGCTATTAGAGATATTAATGGCATTAAAGAACTTGACTTCCCTGTTTTCTGTAAAGGAACAACTGTCGCAGCAGGAGGAAAAGCTGGCATGGGAGAGATTAATGTCCCAATTTCTTGTGGAGGCGTTACGGTAAAACCAGGTGATATAATTGTCGGTGATATTGATGGTGTTGTTGTAATTCCACAGGAGCAGGAAGAAGAAATATTGACAAAATCACTTGATAGAGTGGATAAGGATAAGTTAAGAGAAGAAAAAGTTTCAGGAAATAAAGAAGAAATTATTAAATACCTTGATCAAATGATCAACTCTGTTAAATAA
- a CDS encoding MFS transporter, translating into MILKIIIFSVFAFQLIINITRPIITLYASNLGSNTFEIGILTAAFAFFPLLFALQAGRIADKYGDRYPVIFGMIGLAVGMFFPYFFTTIWALYISQFIVGISNIFIAVSLQNVIGNIATESNRDQYFSMFGMAVAAASLIGPILGGYISEHYNYNSVFLVSLLLAIFPIFISFKVPAIKKNVSEKKSIIESIGLLKIPLLKKALFSSALVLYSRDIFVAYFPILAKEAHLSNSQIGLVISLQGLAMIIIRFVLPRLLILMSRDFILFISVILAGAAFLLIPFTGSLIFYCIFSCLMGFGLGCGQPLSLTTTYNASPLNRTGEVLGLRLSTNRLSQLIAPIFFGLVGSWMGILSVFLFSGFFLIGGSWFIKEDKTGSVQIKR; encoded by the coding sequence ATGATATTAAAAATTATTATATTTTCGGTTTTTGCGTTTCAATTAATTATTAATATTACTCGGCCAATTATCACGCTATATGCTTCTAACTTAGGCTCAAATACATTTGAAATAGGCATTTTAACAGCTGCATTTGCTTTTTTCCCACTGCTATTTGCCTTACAGGCAGGCAGAATAGCGGATAAGTATGGTGATCGCTATCCAGTTATTTTTGGGATGATTGGATTAGCTGTTGGAATGTTTTTCCCATACTTCTTCACCACGATCTGGGCACTTTATATTAGTCAGTTTATTGTTGGGATATCCAATATCTTTATCGCTGTTTCCCTGCAAAATGTCATTGGAAATATTGCTACGGAATCGAATCGTGATCAGTATTTCAGTATGTTTGGCATGGCAGTTGCAGCAGCCTCGTTAATAGGACCAATACTAGGAGGCTATATTTCCGAACATTATAACTATAATAGTGTGTTTCTCGTTTCCCTCCTATTAGCTATTTTCCCAATTTTCATAAGCTTTAAAGTTCCTGCCATTAAAAAGAACGTGAGTGAAAAGAAAAGCATCATCGAGTCAATCGGCCTATTAAAAATCCCTTTACTGAAGAAGGCTTTATTTTCAAGCGCTTTAGTCTTATACTCCAGGGATATTTTCGTTGCCTACTTTCCAATTCTTGCAAAGGAAGCACATTTATCTAATTCCCAAATAGGGCTCGTTATTTCCTTACAAGGATTAGCGATGATTATTATTCGGTTTGTTTTACCAAGGCTTCTTATACTAATGAGCAGGGACTTCATTTTATTTATTTCCGTAATCTTGGCAGGAGCCGCTTTTCTGCTTATTCCATTTACAGGAAGTCTGATTTTTTACTGTATATTTAGCTGCTTAATGGGGTTTGGGCTTGGCTGTGGCCAGCCATTATCCCTAACCACTACTTATAACGCTTCCCCGTTAAATAGAACTGGCGAAGTGCTTGGTTTACGACTATCTACAAATAGATTATCCCAATTAATAGCACCAATATTCTTTGGCCTTGTAGGATCGTGGATGGGCATTCTATCTGTGTTTCTGTTTAGCGGCTTTTTCTTAATTGGCGGGTCTTGGTTTATAAAAGAAGATAAAACTGGTTCTGTGCAAATAAAAAGATAA
- a CDS encoding class I SAM-dependent methyltransferase, giving the protein MNNHNSNEIKFKVQQQFGANAKKYVESKSHSSGEDLKMLLEWTDPKESWTVLDIATGGGHVTKLIAPHVHQVIATDITREMLQEAKRFVDLTVSNVNYIVADAESLPFLDDTFDLVTCRIAAHHFPNAKEFIKEAHRVLKPDGRLLLVDNIAPSEPQLDEFINTLEQLRDQSHVRCYSQNEWQSWIDEAGFGLVKANVRKKQLEYQSWVERTTSSNEQISKVALYIQAAEKQVKDYFDIQLTRNAIQSFKLDELIALIEKK; this is encoded by the coding sequence ATGAATAATCATAATTCCAACGAAATAAAGTTTAAAGTGCAGCAGCAATTCGGAGCAAACGCCAAAAAGTATGTAGAAAGTAAAAGCCATTCATCAGGGGAAGACTTAAAAATGTTACTTGAGTGGACTGACCCGAAAGAGAGTTGGACTGTACTTGATATTGCAACAGGCGGCGGACATGTTACAAAGCTTATAGCTCCACATGTTCACCAAGTAATTGCAACAGATATTACAAGAGAAATGCTACAAGAAGCGAAGCGTTTTGTAGACTTAACTGTTTCCAATGTTAATTACATTGTCGCAGATGCTGAAAGCTTACCATTCTTAGACGATACCTTTGATCTAGTTACATGCAGAATTGCGGCACATCATTTTCCTAATGCGAAAGAATTTATAAAAGAAGCACACCGCGTATTAAAGCCAGACGGAAGGTTGTTATTAGTTGATAATATTGCACCAAGTGAACCTCAGCTTGATGAGTTTATTAATACTTTAGAACAGCTGAGAGATCAAAGCCATGTTCGCTGCTATTCACAAAATGAGTGGCAAAGCTGGATAGACGAAGCTGGTTTTGGACTTGTGAAAGCGAATGTAAGAAAAAAACAACTGGAATATCAAAGCTGGGTCGAACGAACAACTAGTTCGAATGAGCAAATCTCAAAAGTAGCACTGTACATACAAGCCGCCGAAAAACAGGTGAAGGATTATTTCGATATTCAATTGACACGAAATGCAATCCAGTCTTTTAAACTCGACGAACTGATTGCATTGATAGAGAAGAAATAA
- a CDS encoding VanW family protein, with the protein MLLSWMLALLIYTQQENVQDNLIITNKGDEMYVVNRSNFSMQFPVLPFIDTKKVKDFMNEIDEQVSKKPKNAFLDANGNITSEQIGYRLNRRMFTEEMLSYFFNKGTSTIELPIVANYPRVDSELLGNIRGEKIGEYITFYSPYNTQRKNNIDLAAKAINNNVLFPGEVFSFNKVVGERTVDRGYLPSTAIVNGEYSEEFGGGICQVSSTLFNAVDSAGLNIVKRFTHSKGVSYVPVNRDATVSWDGPDFIFKNDYNQPILIRAKAVNNHVKVEIYSSDVITYTPKKIPYL; encoded by the coding sequence ATGTTACTTAGTTGGATGCTTGCACTTTTAATTTATACGCAGCAAGAAAATGTACAAGATAACTTAATTATTACAAACAAGGGCGATGAAATGTATGTAGTAAATCGGTCTAACTTTTCAATGCAGTTCCCAGTACTGCCTTTTATAGACACGAAAAAAGTGAAAGACTTTATGAATGAAATAGATGAGCAAGTTAGCAAAAAACCTAAGAATGCTTTTTTAGACGCAAACGGCAATATTACATCAGAACAAATAGGCTATCGCTTAAACAGAAGAATGTTCACAGAAGAAATGCTGTCTTATTTTTTTAATAAAGGCACATCGACCATCGAACTGCCGATAGTCGCTAATTATCCTCGTGTGGACAGTGAGTTACTTGGAAACATTAGAGGAGAAAAAATTGGGGAATATATAACATTTTATAGTCCTTACAATACACAAAGAAAAAACAATATTGACCTTGCAGCAAAAGCAATCAATAATAATGTTCTCTTCCCAGGTGAGGTGTTTTCCTTTAATAAGGTCGTTGGAGAAAGAACAGTTGATAGAGGATATCTGCCGTCAACTGCAATCGTTAACGGGGAATACTCTGAAGAATTCGGCGGCGGAATTTGCCAAGTATCCTCTACGCTTTTTAATGCTGTCGATAGTGCAGGGTTAAATATTGTTAAGCGCTTTACACACAGTAAAGGCGTTTCGTACGTTCCAGTTAACAGGGATGCAACGGTTAGCTGGGATGGGCCAGATTTTATCTTTAAAAATGATTATAATCAACCTATCCTCATCCGTGCCAAAGCAGTTAATAACCATGTTAAAGTAGAGATTTATTCTTCTGATGTTATTACATATACGCCTAAAAAAATTCCATATCTCTAA
- a CDS encoding TrmB family transcriptional regulator: protein MKENILETLKNLHFTEYEAKAYLTLLQDSPLTGYAVAKNSGVPRSRIYEVLDNLTSRGDILVSLGNTPQYTPVPAKELIKNRRQKAEENFELAEKSLAQFENSANDRENIWNIMGRSEILDKVKACISSTSTRILLEVWKEDYEVLEAELRQAAEKGVNVTIIAYGEIVSDFANVYLHYMGDAITDEYGGRWIVISGDDSEVVAGIVSLGEDSRAAWTMHVGLVMPITEVMIHDLYLMEIMAKHRELLEESFGENLIQLRRKFSIHPDFKKHYVD from the coding sequence ATGAAAGAAAACATTCTCGAAACATTAAAAAATCTTCATTTTACGGAGTATGAAGCAAAAGCATATCTCACACTTTTACAGGATTCACCATTAACAGGGTATGCTGTTGCAAAAAATTCCGGTGTCCCACGTTCACGTATATATGAAGTTTTGGACAACCTAACAAGCCGAGGCGATATTTTAGTTAGTCTAGGTAATACGCCACAATACACACCAGTACCTGCGAAAGAGCTAATTAAAAACCGCAGACAAAAAGCAGAAGAGAACTTTGAGCTTGCCGAAAAATCATTAGCTCAGTTTGAGAACTCTGCAAATGATCGCGAGAATATTTGGAACATTATGGGCAGAAGTGAAATACTTGATAAAGTTAAAGCCTGTATCTCCTCAACTTCCACACGAATATTGCTTGAGGTTTGGAAAGAGGACTACGAAGTGCTGGAGGCGGAACTAAGACAAGCAGCAGAAAAAGGCGTCAACGTAACAATTATTGCCTACGGAGAAATTGTTTCTGATTTCGCTAACGTATATTTGCATTATATGGGCGATGCCATTACAGATGAGTATGGCGGAAGATGGATTGTAATAAGTGGCGATGACTCGGAAGTAGTTGCAGGAATTGTTTCACTTGGCGAGGACAGCCGTGCAGCATGGACGATGCATGTTGGATTAGTTATGCCAATAACAGAAGTGATGATCCACGATTTATATCTTATGGAAATTATGGCGAAGCACAGAGAACTATTAGAGGAAAGCTTCGGGGAAAATCTCATTCAGCTGCGCCGCAAATTTTCCATCCATCCAGACTTTAAGAAGCATTATGTGGACTAG